The following coding sequences lie in one Populus nigra chromosome 15, ddPopNigr1.1, whole genome shotgun sequence genomic window:
- the LOC133674451 gene encoding uncharacterized protein LOC133674451: protein MKKMKGVAAAADSPPPSYATMYEDPRIMFKHQSLMQDYEELYKETEAKKRKLQMMRQKKLTLMAEIRFLRRRYKYLTQNKPKKAPMERSFVQPQNLVTASKNLKKEKSYSGNNAALRPPVPRFDLNQKGKLYIEREATLRNSTPIFDLNQKQMTHIGKEAAMRKTAPIPDLNQKERIYRGKEAAVRNNTPIFDLNEISREDERLMVTC from the exons ATGAAGAAGATGAAAGGGGTTGCTGCTGCTGCGGACTCTCCTCCTCCTTCATATGCTACCATGTATGAAGATCCAAGGATCATGTTCAAGCATCAGAGTCTTATGCAGGACTACGAGGAATTATACAAG GAAACAGAAGCGAAGAAAAGGAAATTGCAGATGATGAGACAGAAAAAATTAACCTTAATGGCTGAAATCAG GTTTTTGAGACGACGATACAAATACTTGACACAAAACAAGCCTAAGAAAGCCCCTATGGAGCGAAGTTTTGTGCAACCACAGAACTTAGTAACTGctagtaaaaatttaaagaaggaaaagagCTATAGTGGAAATAATGCTGCTCTGAGACCACCAGTTCCTCGTTTTGATTTAAACCAGAAGGGAAAGCTTTACATTGAAAGGGAAGCCACTTTGCGAAATTCCACTCCAATTTTTGACTTAAACCAGAAGCAAATGACTCACATTGGAAAGGAGGCTGCTATGCGAAAGACAGCACCAATCCCTGACCTGAACCAGAAGGAAAGGATTTACAGAGGAAAGGAAGCCGCAGTTCGAAATAATACTCCAATTTTTGACTTGAATGAAATCTCG AGGGAGGATGAAAGGTTAATGGTGACATGTTGA
- the LOC133673891 gene encoding shikimate O-hydroxycinnamoyltransferase-like has protein sequence MKVDVKQSTMVRPSRETPNRSLWSSNLDLLVPMFHVQTVYFYKPNGSSRFFETQVLKDALSDVLVPFYPAAGRMGKHESGRIEIHCNGEGILFVEAETSCFIDDLGDFTDSSKLLPLVPEVDYSGGISSFPLVVLQVTHFKCGAVSLGVGLHHILADGTSALHFINSWSDVARGLPVSTPPFIDRTLLRARDPPNPTFHHVEYDPPPTMNTPPPSQPKTTCTKILKITPEQLGSLKAKVRTEDGAVRHSTYETITAHIWRSMCKARGLSDDQASKLYISTDGRSRLNPQLPPGYLGNVLFTTTVMGLSGEIQSKPLARTMERIHDALVRMDDEYLRSALDYIEAQPDLNALKRGPHTYANPNLNIVSWIRLPVHDADFGWGRPVFMGPARVFCEGNAYILRSPINDGSLSLFICLEAQHMPLFEKCLYDF, from the exons ATGAAAGTTGATGTGAAACAGTCAACTATGGTTCGCCCTTCTAGAGAGACACCCAACAGGAGCCTATGGAGCTCGAATTTGGACCTCCTGGTACCCATGTTTCACGTCCAAACTGTCTACTTCTACAAGCCAAATGGTTCTTCCAGATTTTTCGAAACCCAAGTGCTTAAGGATGCTCTAAGTGATGTTCTTGTGCCGTTCTACCCTGCAGCAGGGAGAATGGGAAAGCACGAATCTGGCAGAATTGAGATTCACTGTAATGGAGAAGGAATTTTGTTTGTTGAAGCTGAAACAAGTTGTTTTATAGATGATTTGGGTGACTTCACTGATAGCTCGAAGCTGCTGCCCCTTGTTCCGGAGGTCGACTATTCGGGCGGGATCTCTTCTTTTCCACTAGTGGTGTTACAG GTGACCCACTTCAAATGTGGAGCAGTCTCTCTTGGAGTTGGCTTGCACCATATCTTAGCAGATGGTACATCTGCTCTGCATTTTATCAACTCATGGTCTGACGTAGCTCGCGGCCTGCCGGTTAGCACTCCGCCATTCATCGACAGAACCCTACTTCGTGCTCGTGACCCACCAAACCCTACCTTCCATCACGTTGAATATGACCCTCCTCCGACCATGAACACTCCTCCCCCATCGCAACCCAAAACCACTTGCACTAAGATTCTCAAGATCACACCGGAACAACTTGGCAGCTTGAAAGCCAAGGTCAGAACAGAAGATGGTGCAGTCAGGCATAGCACGTATGAAACCATCACTGCACATATTTGGCGTTCCATGTGTAAGGCACGCGGTCTCTCTGATGATCAAGCGAGTAAGTTATATATCTCGACAGATGGAAGGTCTAGATTGAACCCTCAATTGCCACCAGGTTACTTAGGTAATGTTCTTTTTACAACTACGGTGATGGGTTTATCCGGTGAAATACAGTCAAAACCATTAGCCCGCACAATGGAGAGGATCCATGATGCACTGGTGAGGATGGATGATGAGTACCTGAGATCAGCCCTAGATTATATCGAAGCCCAGCCAGATCTCAATGCTCTCAAGAGAGGGCCTCACACATATGCAAACCCGAATCTCAATATTGTGAGCTGGATAAGGTTGCCTGTACATGATGCAGATTTTGGGTGGGGAAGACCCGTTTTCATGGGGCCAGCCAGAGTCTTCTGTGAAGGAAATGCATATATACTAAGGAGTCCGATTAATGATGGGAGCTTATCCCTGTTTATTTGCTTAGAGGCGCAGCACATGCCACTCTTTGAAAAGTGCCTGTACGATTTCTAG
- the LOC133674410 gene encoding nucleoid-associated protein At2g24020, chloroplastic-like translates to MASTTALTAQVTNLNGLCDWKRPFPASLPLGNLNLNANVVGKQLLSWSGKQKSERNYRSFRVIGLFGGKKENSEKSDDAPSKAGIFGNMQNLYETVKKAQMVVQVEAVRVQKELASAEFDGYCEGELIKVTLTGNQQPVRTEITEAAMELGAEKLSLLVTEAYKDAHQKSVQAMKERMNDLAQSLGMPPGLGEGLK, encoded by the exons ATGGCTTCGACTACTGCTTTAACTGCTCAGGTCACAAACCTTAACGGGCTATGCGACTGGAAAAGGCCTTTCCCTGCTTCACTTCCTTTAG GTAACCTGAATTTAAATGCAAATGTTGTTGGCAAGCAGCTGTTGTCTTGGTCTGGCAAGCAGAAATCTGAGCGAAATTACAGATCTTTCCGCGTGATTGGTTTATTTGGAGGGAAAAAGGAGAATAGCGAGAAGAGCGATGATGCACCTTCAAAG GCAGGAATATTTGGAAACATGCAGAACTTATATGAGACTGTAAAAAAGGCACAAATGGTTGTCCAAGTTGAGGCAGTTCGGGTGCAGAAAGAACTTGCTTC GGCAGAGTTTGATGGTTACTGTGAAGGTGAGCTAATCAAG GTAACACTAACTGGCAACCAGCAACCTGTACGGACAGAAATAACTGAAGCTGCAATGGAATTAGGTGCAGAA AAACTTTCACTTTTAGTTACCGAGGCATACAAGGATGCTCACCAAAAGAGTGTCCAG GCCATGAAAGAAAGGATGAACGACCTTGCCCAAAGCCTAGGAATGCCACCAGGACTCGGTGAGGGGTTAAAGTGA